In Flavivirga abyssicola, the following are encoded in one genomic region:
- a CDS encoding T9SS type A sorting domain-containing protein: MKKITIFFTILILAINVAGAQTIFNFDTNAIDNGDDITETVDDVILTVADTGISLVDVTGFGLPSGFSVNAAVTSGTTNSVTFTFDQAVAVNSIVFYDGNGSNLDVAFTPVGGNNDPVVVTLTGGFTPDESVDLNWINVTGFTVSTVGGGAIQFIFDNLSVDAPTIFDFDTNAIDNGDDITETIDGVTLTAANTDINLVDVTGFGLPSGFSFNAAVTSGTTNSVNFTFDRDVILNSIVFYDGNGSNLDVTFAPIGGDNDPVVVTLTGGFTPGESVDLNWVNVTGFTVSTVGGGAIQFIFDNISAHAIDQTVFDFDTNAVDNGDDIVETVDDIALTVADTGVNLVDVTGLGLPSGFSVNAAVTSGTTNSVDFAFDNAVNIYSIVFYDGNGSNIDVTFTPVGGNGNNDPVVVTLTGGFTPGEKVYFNWTGVTGFTVSTMGAIQFIFDNLSVALSASLTVEDVNSNSSVKVYPNPVQNILNIKSQSDIKSINLYNNLGQQVLQSKTGAIDVSHLSKGLYFVRIHTNLGKETKKIIKK, translated from the coding sequence ATGAAAAAAATTACAATCTTTTTTACAATCTTAATATTAGCTATCAATGTAGCTGGAGCGCAAACTATATTTAATTTTGACACCAATGCTATAGATAACGGTGATGATATTACTGAAACCGTTGATGACGTTATCTTGACCGTTGCAGATACGGGTATCAGTCTAGTAGATGTTACTGGTTTTGGATTACCAAGTGGTTTTTCTGTTAATGCTGCAGTAACAAGTGGAACAACCAATTCCGTAACCTTTACCTTTGATCAAGCTGTAGCCGTTAATTCCATAGTGTTCTATGACGGTAATGGCTCTAATTTAGATGTAGCCTTTACTCCTGTAGGCGGTAATAATGATCCAGTTGTAGTAACTCTAACAGGTGGTTTTACTCCAGATGAATCTGTAGATTTAAATTGGATAAATGTAACAGGTTTTACGGTATCAACAGTGGGTGGTGGTGCTATACAATTTATATTTGATAATCTGTCAGTTGACGCGCCTACTATATTTGATTTTGACACCAATGCTATAGATAATGGTGATGATATCACGGAGACTATTGATGGCGTTACTTTGACCGCTGCAAATACAGATATCAATCTAGTAGATGTTACTGGTTTTGGATTACCAAGTGGTTTTTCTTTTAATGCTGCAGTAACAAGCGGAACAACAAATTCGGTTAATTTTACTTTTGACAGAGATGTAATACTTAATTCCATAGTGTTTTATGATGGTAATGGCTCTAATTTAGATGTAACCTTTGCCCCTATAGGTGGTGATAATGATCCAGTTGTAGTAACCTTAACAGGTGGTTTTACTCCAGGTGAATCTGTAGATTTAAATTGGGTAAACGTAACAGGCTTTACAGTATCAACAGTAGGTGGTGGTGCTATACAATTTATATTTGACAATATATCAGCGCATGCTATCGATCAAACAGTATTTGATTTTGATACCAATGCGGTAGATAATGGTGATGATATCGTAGAAACTGTTGATGATATTGCCCTAACCGTTGCAGATACAGGTGTTAATCTAGTAGATGTTACTGGTCTTGGGTTACCAAGTGGTTTTTCCGTTAATGCTGCAGTAACAAGTGGAACAACAAATTCGGTTGACTTTGCTTTTGATAATGCAGTTAATATTTATTCCATAGTATTTTATGACGGTAATGGCTCTAATATAGATGTAACCTTTACTCCCGTGGGTGGTAATGGCAATAATGATCCAGTTGTAGTAACTCTAACAGGTGGTTTTACTCCAGGTGAAAAAGTGTATTTTAATTGGACAGGTGTTACAGGTTTTACAGTATCAACAATGGGTGCTATACAATTTATATTTGATAATTTATCAGTAGCTCTATCGGCTTCATTAACTGTTGAAGACGTTAATAGTAATAGCTCTGTAAAAGTATATCCTAATCCAGTACAAAATATCCTGAATATTAAAAGCCAATCAGATATAAAATCAATAAATCTATATAATAATTTGGGGCAGCAAGTATTACAATCTAAAACAGGTGCAATCGATGTAAGTCATTTGTCTAAAGGCTTATATTTTGTGAGAATACATACCAATTTAGGTAAGGAAACTAAAAAGATTATTAAAAAATAG
- a CDS encoding M16 family metallopeptidase: MQNILSTISFLLITNVLLLLSVNSHAQTLNFNDSLKIDQTIKKGDYPLTPYIDVGKTLMSGITVKEGHIVSEGMLQSIGSTTFTLSNGIKVHYKFTDKNKNVVLFKTISYGGLSLVKDKDLPSAQLLAKMVSLSGLGNHSAIDLSKILAGNTAKTEIHLSNLTESISGSSRTKGVETLLQMIHLRFVKPRFDKEAYQALIKNMNNYIVKRSHNINERIKDSVTVTLYGKVHPKRSLFNHDFIKEVSFDKIKILYKERFNNAADFEFFMVGDLQKRVLRPLLEKYIASIPTNDTKEIWQDNSVTWLQDTVDKDISLIMETPKSEVRIGYKNMMKYSLKNALIARVLNDILELRLTEILQQEIGGVYSGSVKASIQKRPIEQVSLKIAFDCNLGKEQQLVTKTHQEIKNIVNGVISQTYLDKTKLNYLEEIKQDQDYNSYGMRVLINYFREGYNINDPKNFEDLVNAITIEDIEAFTKALIKDSKFYEIVFSQDRTSQSAVSR, from the coding sequence ATGCAAAATATACTATCCACAATATCATTTTTATTAATTACTAATGTCCTATTGTTGTTGTCGGTAAATAGTCATGCCCAAACCTTAAATTTTAATGATTCCCTCAAGATAGATCAGACCATTAAAAAAGGTGATTACCCCTTAACACCTTACATAGATGTGGGAAAAACGCTTATGTCTGGTATTACTGTTAAAGAAGGTCATATCGTATCCGAAGGTATGCTACAATCCATAGGATCAACAACCTTTACCTTAAGTAATGGTATAAAAGTACATTATAAGTTTACAGATAAAAATAAGAACGTTGTGTTATTCAAGACCATAAGCTATGGAGGTTTATCCTTAGTAAAAGATAAAGATTTACCTTCTGCACAATTGCTGGCTAAAATGGTGTCTTTATCAGGGTTAGGTAATCATTCGGCTATCGATTTATCAAAAATATTAGCTGGTAATACAGCAAAAACAGAGATCCATCTTTCTAATCTGACTGAAAGCATCAGCGGATCTTCAAGAACAAAGGGTGTAGAAACTCTATTGCAAATGATTCATTTACGTTTTGTAAAGCCCCGATTTGACAAAGAAGCCTATCAAGCCTTAATAAAGAATATGAATAATTATATCGTCAAAAGGAGTCATAACATTAATGAAAGGATAAAAGATAGTGTTACAGTAACTCTATATGGAAAGGTCCACCCAAAAAGGAGTTTATTTAATCATGATTTTATCAAAGAAGTGTCTTTTGATAAGATAAAGATTCTGTACAAGGAACGTTTCAATAATGCTGCCGATTTTGAATTCTTTATGGTAGGAGATCTTCAAAAGAGGGTATTAAGACCTTTATTGGAAAAATATATAGCTAGTATACCAACAAATGATACTAAAGAAATATGGCAAGACAATTCTGTGACTTGGTTACAAGATACAGTTGATAAGGACATTTCTTTAATTATGGAAACCCCAAAAAGTGAGGTCAGAATAGGTTATAAGAATATGATGAAGTATAGCTTGAAAAATGCCTTAATAGCAAGAGTCTTGAATGATATTTTAGAATTACGATTAACAGAAATTTTACAGCAAGAGATAGGAGGTGTTTATAGTGGGAGTGTAAAAGCTAGTATACAAAAGCGACCTATTGAGCAAGTGTCTTTGAAAATAGCTTTTGATTGCAATCTAGGTAAGGAGCAGCAGCTTGTAACTAAGACACATCAGGAGATAAAAAATATAGTAAATGGAGTTATTTCGCAAACATATCTAGATAAAACAAAATTAAATTATTTAGAAGAGATAAAACAAGACCAGGATTATAATAGCTATGGTATGCGTGTACTTATAAATTACTTTCGTGAAGGCTATAATATAAACGATCCCAAAAATTTTGAAGACTTAGTAAATGCAATCACTATTGAAGATATAGAGGCATTTACAAAGGCATTAATAAAAGACTCTAAATTTTATGAAATTGTTTTTAGTCAGGATCGAACCTCTCAGTCTGCAGTCAGTCGTTAA
- a CDS encoding FecR family protein, with amino-acid sequence MGNSNKIKSLSEKIAASLIKNEKSNDLETSEIFDAKTKVQMLSEIKSGKHSDLLKEIDTEKDWKVLERKIQQQSRKSFKFWYYGAAATVAVLITLGLVFNKTNQDQDFSEPVIVNNNIEIGTGKATLTLEDGSDIILEKGQTYESNHVASNGEELVYKTGNQKQKANNYNILTIPRGGQFYILLSDGTKVWLNSESQLKYPVAFTEGETRQVELVYGEAYFDVSPSTQHKGSKFKVFNRSQEVEVLGTEFNIKAYKDDTSINTLLVEGKVAVSTAVENQVLVPNQQSTLNLETNTIRITTVADVYNETAWRDGIFSFENKPLKEIFKVLSRWYDMDVVIENKVKKEERFIGTFNKSNSIEDILIAIKSTNFINSYEINDKTLTIK; translated from the coding sequence ATGGGTAATTCCAATAAAATAAAATCACTTTCAGAAAAAATAGCAGCCTCGTTAATAAAGAATGAAAAGTCTAATGATTTAGAGACGTCTGAGATTTTTGATGCCAAAACTAAAGTACAGATGTTATCAGAAATAAAATCAGGTAAGCATTCGGATCTTTTAAAAGAAATTGATACAGAAAAAGATTGGAAAGTTCTGGAAAGAAAAATACAGCAGCAATCTAGAAAATCATTCAAGTTCTGGTATTATGGCGCTGCGGCTACTGTGGCTGTGTTAATTACCTTAGGCTTGGTTTTTAATAAAACAAATCAAGATCAAGACTTTAGCGAACCTGTTATTGTTAATAATAATATTGAAATAGGAACAGGTAAAGCCACTTTAACGCTTGAAGACGGATCGGATATTATTCTTGAAAAAGGTCAAACTTACGAATCAAACCATGTTGCTAGTAACGGCGAGGAGTTAGTATACAAAACAGGCAACCAGAAACAAAAGGCGAATAACTATAATATCTTAACAATACCAAGAGGCGGACAATTCTATATTTTATTATCTGATGGCACAAAAGTATGGTTGAATTCTGAATCTCAATTAAAATACCCTGTAGCATTTACTGAAGGGGAAACGCGTCAAGTGGAATTAGTCTACGGCGAAGCCTATTTTGATGTGTCTCCAAGTACCCAACATAAAGGCTCAAAATTTAAAGTGTTTAACAGATCTCAGGAAGTAGAGGTATTAGGAACCGAATTCAATATAAAAGCCTATAAAGACGACACTAGTATTAATACGCTATTGGTGGAAGGTAAGGTAGCGGTAAGTACAGCAGTTGAAAATCAGGTGCTAGTACCAAACCAACAATCAACTCTTAATCTGGAAACGAATACGATACGTATCACTACAGTTGCCGATGTTTATAACGAAACAGCATGGAGGGATGGTATTTTTAGCTTTGAAAATAAACCTTTAAAGGAGATTTTTAAAGTTTTGTCCCGTTGGTATGATATGGATGTAGTTATTGAAAATAAAGTGAAAAAAGAAGAGCGTTTTATTGGAACATTCAATAAAAGTAATAGCATTGAAGACATATTAATAGCTATTAAAAGCACTAATTTTATTAATAGCTATGAAATAAATGATAAAACACTAACCATTAAATAG
- a CDS encoding RNA polymerase sigma-70 factor, giving the protein MRGGSNELTLKAYKKLFEDLYPQLCVFAYKYLNDLDLSKDTVQEVFLKVWEDKITFQNENHATGFFYKAVKNKCLNYLKSKQYKVTERYELANLEVYETEEYYISDAVVIETTAVIEKAINKLPEKAAQVIRLSIEDYTNNQIADELSISINTVKDHKKVAYRKLRDFLSFLTKK; this is encoded by the coding sequence ATGAGGGGAGGCAGTAACGAACTTACATTAAAAGCTTATAAGAAACTTTTTGAGGATTTATATCCACAATTATGTGTGTTTGCATACAAATATCTTAATGATCTGGATCTCTCAAAAGATACCGTTCAGGAAGTGTTTCTTAAAGTATGGGAAGATAAAATCACGTTTCAAAATGAAAACCATGCTACAGGGTTCTTTTATAAAGCCGTGAAAAATAAATGTCTCAATTATTTGAAAAGTAAACAGTATAAAGTTACTGAGCGTTACGAGCTTGCAAATTTGGAGGTTTATGAGACTGAAGAGTACTATATCTCTGATGCTGTGGTTATAGAAACCACTGCTGTTATAGAAAAAGCGATCAATAAACTGCCCGAAAAAGCAGCACAAGTTATAAGATTAAGTATCGAAGATTATACAAATAATCAGATTGCGGATGAGTTGTCCATATCTATCAATACGGTCAAAGATCATAAAAAGGTAGCCTATCGTAAATTAAGAGATTTTCTTAGTTTTTTAACAAAAAAATAA
- a CDS encoding endonuclease/exonuclease/phosphatase family protein, with protein sequence MKLIMKQLSCLLVLFFGLGVLFGQETTKVMTYNIKLDYPKEGKHSWDQRKALIIGQINFYEPDVFGVQEALPNQMAYLDSTLVNYSYVGVGRDDGKNSGEYSAIFYKKVLLEVIKSSTFWLSETPDKVSMGWDAVCNRVCTYALFKSKKTNKYFWVFNTHFDHVGKQAKKESPKLILQKIQELNSKNYPTILMGDFNLKPETENIQFIKKHFNDSKEVSEKLPFGPLGTFNGFHFDKPVTLRIDYIFVSKKTIKVSKYAVLSDSKDCKYPSDHLPVFVFLKF encoded by the coding sequence ATGAAATTAATTATGAAGCAATTAAGCTGTTTACTAGTCCTGTTTTTTGGTTTAGGAGTCTTGTTTGGACAAGAGACGACCAAAGTTATGACGTACAATATCAAATTAGATTATCCAAAAGAAGGAAAACATAGTTGGGATCAGCGTAAGGCCTTGATAATCGGACAAATAAATTTCTACGAACCAGATGTTTTTGGAGTGCAGGAAGCTTTGCCAAATCAAATGGCTTATTTGGATAGTACACTTGTAAATTATAGCTATGTAGGCGTGGGGCGAGACGATGGAAAAAACTCAGGGGAATATTCAGCTATATTTTATAAAAAAGTGTTGTTGGAAGTTATTAAAAGTAGCACATTTTGGTTATCCGAAACACCAGACAAAGTATCTATGGGTTGGGATGCCGTTTGTAATAGGGTATGTACATATGCGCTTTTTAAGAGCAAAAAAACAAATAAGTATTTTTGGGTGTTTAACACACATTTCGACCATGTTGGAAAGCAGGCAAAAAAAGAAAGTCCAAAATTGATTCTTCAAAAAATACAAGAATTAAATTCTAAAAATTACCCGACTATTTTAATGGGAGATTTTAATTTAAAACCAGAAACTGAAAACATTCAATTCATAAAAAAACATTTTAATGACTCTAAAGAAGTTTCAGAAAAACTCCCCTTTGGTCCATTAGGAACATTTAATGGTTTTCATTTTGATAAACCAGTAACTCTTAGAATCGACTATATTTTTGTCAGTAAAAAAACTATTAAAGTTAGTAAATATGCTGTGCTGAGTGATTCTAAAGACTGTAAATATCCGTCAGATCACTTGCCTGTTTTTGTCTTTCTTAAATTTTAG
- a CDS encoding glycoside hydrolase family 97 protein, whose protein sequence is MRAYHIIISFFSSIIFLMSCTSETIKTDVKSPNENVQVRFFLSEQGEPHYIVHYKNEKVIDTSKMSFELKEAPPLHDNFNIINLEMATTDETWDMIWGEDAQVRNHYNALKIELEETSELKRKLNIVFKVYDDGLGFRYEFPKQEHLNDVIITDENTEFNLTADHKVWWIPGDWDIYEYLYNTTRFSEIDALKYYEPKAHLGQTYVPENAVNTPVTMKTNLGVYISFHEADLTNYAGMTLAVDTLNLKMKSELVGNSENIKVKRQTPFETPWRTIQIADKPGDLIESKMIVNLNDPRVVDDLPYFKPMKYVGIWWDMHIGTGSWDYSGTYHAANTDYAKDMIDFASEHNIGGMLVEGWNIGWEKWWDKKNKKVHFDFVTPYPDYDLEAVVRYGKSKGVELMMHHETSADILLYEKQLDTAFALMKSLGIHSVKTGYVSSVIPEGEYHHGQYMVNHYQKVLEKGLETQVAINAHEPIKATGKRRTYPVAIAREGVRGQEYNAWSKDGGNPPEHLTIVPFTRMLGGPIDYTPGIFNTSLKPYKQNNQINTTLAHQLALYVVLYSPVQMVPDLIKHYQEHRAMQFIKDVGVDWNSSKVLDAEIGEFITIARQEKGTDNWFLGSITNENKRTIQVKLDFLEAGKTYVARLYKDRSDSHYMNNPEVYDMEEKEVNSHTILELHLAEGGGCAISLMPKL, encoded by the coding sequence ATGAGAGCGTACCATATTATTATAAGTTTTTTTAGCAGCATCATATTTTTAATGTCCTGCACATCAGAAACCATAAAAACAGATGTAAAATCTCCCAATGAAAATGTGCAAGTCCGTTTTTTTCTTTCAGAGCAAGGCGAGCCCCATTATATAGTACATTACAAAAATGAAAAAGTGATTGATACATCAAAAATGAGTTTCGAATTAAAGGAGGCTCCACCACTACACGATAATTTTAATATCATTAATTTAGAAATGGCTACGACTGATGAGACCTGGGATATGATTTGGGGTGAAGATGCACAGGTTAGAAATCACTATAACGCATTGAAAATTGAACTTGAAGAAACTTCCGAATTAAAAAGAAAGTTAAATATTGTATTTAAAGTCTATGATGATGGTTTGGGATTTCGGTATGAATTCCCAAAACAAGAACATTTAAATGATGTGATTATAACAGACGAAAATACCGAATTCAATTTAACCGCAGACCATAAAGTATGGTGGATTCCGGGAGATTGGGATATTTACGAATATTTATATAATACCACAAGGTTTTCAGAAATAGATGCTTTAAAATATTATGAACCTAAAGCCCATTTAGGACAAACATATGTACCGGAAAATGCTGTTAATACACCAGTTACGATGAAAACAAACTTAGGGGTATATATAAGTTTCCATGAAGCCGATTTAACCAATTATGCGGGGATGACCTTAGCGGTCGATACCCTAAATTTAAAAATGAAAAGTGAGTTGGTTGGTAACAGTGAAAATATAAAAGTAAAAAGGCAAACACCTTTTGAAACACCTTGGCGCACGATTCAAATAGCAGATAAACCTGGTGATTTAATAGAATCTAAAATGATTGTAAATTTAAACGATCCAAGGGTTGTTGATGACCTACCTTATTTTAAACCCATGAAATATGTAGGTATATGGTGGGATATGCATATAGGTACAGGGAGCTGGGACTATTCAGGGACATATCATGCAGCGAATACCGACTATGCTAAAGATATGATTGATTTTGCTTCGGAACACAATATTGGTGGCATGTTGGTAGAAGGCTGGAATATTGGTTGGGAAAAATGGTGGGATAAAAAGAACAAAAAAGTACACTTTGATTTTGTGACACCTTATCCGGATTACGATTTAGAAGCAGTAGTGCGTTATGGAAAATCAAAAGGCGTAGAATTAATGATGCACCATGAAACGTCAGCCGATATTTTGCTCTATGAAAAACAATTGGACACCGCATTTGCCTTAATGAAATCCTTAGGCATTCACTCCGTAAAAACAGGCTATGTTAGCAGTGTTATTCCAGAAGGCGAATATCATCATGGACAATATATGGTAAACCATTATCAAAAAGTATTGGAAAAGGGATTGGAAACACAAGTGGCTATCAATGCACATGAACCTATTAAAGCAACTGGGAAACGACGCACATATCCAGTAGCTATAGCACGTGAAGGGGTGAGAGGACAAGAGTACAATGCATGGTCTAAAGATGGCGGCAATCCGCCGGAACATTTAACCATTGTGCCATTCACAAGAATGTTGGGAGGGCCTATAGATTACACTCCCGGTATTTTTAATACCTCATTAAAGCCTTATAAACAAAACAATCAAATAAATACAACTTTGGCACATCAACTGGCGCTTTATGTTGTATTGTATAGTCCGGTGCAAATGGTTCCGGATTTAATAAAGCACTATCAAGAACATCGGGCGATGCAATTTATTAAGGATGTTGGTGTAGATTGGAATTCCTCTAAAGTTTTAGATGCCGAAATAGGTGAGTTTATAACGATAGCTCGCCAAGAAAAAGGTACAGATAATTGGTTTTTGGGTTCGATTACAAACGAAAATAAAAGAACCATACAGGTAAAGCTGGATTTTTTAGAAGCAGGTAAAACCTATGTAGCTAGACTATATAAAGATAGATCAGATTCGCATTATATGAATAATCCTGAGGTTTATGATATGGAAGAAAAAGAAGTGAATAGTCATACTATTTTAGAACTTCATTTGGCCGAAGGTGGTGGATGTGCTATATCTTTGATGCCGAAATTATAA
- a CDS encoding sulfatase family protein: MKKLIYIVLIATVFQSCKGEKKETQIGSTKVRPNIIFIMADDHATQAISAYGHPISQLAPTPNIDRIANEGAIFKNNFCTNSICGPSRAVILTGKHSHINGFRMNGDRFDGNQQTFPKLLQKAGYKTAMFGKWHLHGVPQGFDYWNILQDQGNYYNPNFISMNTQTQKVDTTMVKGYATDIVTEDAIRYLDEIKDSETPFMLMVQHKAPHRNWMPALRHANKYDTVKFPVPETYFTNHEGSTASKEQYQTIYRDMYEGHDLKMTRKKGSPELAHNPWTTDFERMTTEQRSAWDKAYQPKNDAFHNANLSGKDLDLWKLQRYLQDYMATIAAVDEGVGRILDYLKANGLEDNTIVVYTTDQGFYLGEKGWFDKRFMYEESLGMPMLMKYPGVIKPGTKITALTQNLDFAETFLDFASVDIPKDMQGKSLKPLVINGVEDDDFREAIYYHYYDFPAFHMVKKMCGVRTKQYKLIHVYDDIDEWELYDLKKDPNEIDNLINDASYKDVEERLKIKLKTLQQDYKVTEKEFQRANPKAIKRAYKGFERLRGEPMKAYEH; the protein is encoded by the coding sequence ATGAAAAAACTAATATATATTGTTTTAATAGCTACAGTATTTCAATCCTGTAAAGGAGAAAAAAAAGAGACTCAGATTGGTAGTACAAAAGTAAGGCCTAATATTATTTTCATTATGGCAGATGATCATGCCACTCAAGCCATAAGCGCCTATGGACACCCTATTAGTCAATTAGCACCCACGCCAAATATTGATAGAATTGCCAATGAAGGGGCTATTTTCAAAAATAATTTCTGTACCAATTCTATTTGTGGTCCCAGTCGTGCCGTCATTTTAACCGGAAAACATAGTCATATTAATGGCTTTAGAATGAACGGAGACCGTTTTGATGGCAACCAACAAACCTTTCCAAAGCTATTGCAAAAAGCAGGCTATAAAACAGCTATGTTTGGTAAGTGGCATTTGCATGGGGTTCCACAAGGGTTTGATTATTGGAATATTCTGCAAGATCAGGGGAACTATTATAATCCCAATTTTATTTCTATGAATACACAAACCCAAAAAGTGGATACCACCATGGTAAAGGGCTATGCGACTGATATTGTCACCGAAGACGCGATTAGGTATCTGGATGAAATTAAAGACTCCGAAACACCTTTTATGCTCATGGTACAGCACAAAGCACCTCATAGAAACTGGATGCCGGCATTACGACATGCCAATAAATATGATACGGTTAAATTCCCGGTACCCGAGACTTATTTTACGAACCATGAAGGGTCAACAGCTTCAAAAGAGCAATACCAGACCATTTATAGGGATATGTACGAAGGCCATGATTTAAAAATGACCAGAAAAAAAGGGAGTCCGGAATTGGCACACAATCCGTGGACCACAGATTTTGAGCGTATGACAACGGAACAACGATCTGCCTGGGACAAAGCCTATCAACCAAAAAATGATGCCTTTCATAATGCCAATTTATCCGGAAAGGATTTGGATTTGTGGAAGTTACAGCGTTATCTGCAAGATTATATGGCGACTATAGCAGCGGTAGATGAAGGTGTGGGTCGTATTTTGGATTATTTAAAAGCAAATGGTTTGGAAGACAATACCATAGTAGTCTACACCACAGACCAAGGCTTTTATTTAGGCGAAAAGGGTTGGTTTGATAAACGATTTATGTACGAGGAGTCTTTGGGAATGCCTATGCTTATGAAATATCCGGGAGTCATTAAACCGGGAACAAAAATAACGGCATTAACTCAAAATTTAGATTTTGCTGAGACATTTTTGGATTTTGCTAGTGTTGATATCCCTAAGGATATGCAAGGGAAATCGTTAAAACCATTAGTTATTAATGGGGTTGAAGATGATGACTTTCGAGAAGCCATATATTATCATTATTACGATTTCCCTGCATTTCATATGGTAAAGAAAATGTGTGGCGTCCGTACAAAACAGTATAAGCTGATTCATGTGTATGATGATATAGATGAGTGGGAATTATACGATTTAAAAAAAGACCCGAATGAAATTGACAATCTTATAAATGATGCGAGTTATAAGGATGTAGAAGAAAGGCTTAAAATAAAGCTAAAAACCTTGCAACAAGATTATAAGGTGACTGAAAAAGAATTTCAGCGTGCTAATCCAAAAGCCATTAAGCGTGCCTATAAAGGGTTTGAAAGGTTAAGAGGGGAACCAATGAAAGCCTATGAACATTAA
- a CDS encoding alpha/beta hydrolase, whose protein sequence is MILVHLNLKSFIICLCISNFIWSQNKATYTYAIKDSDTLKMDVYTPKSIKTNDRLPIILWMHGGGFSGGKRDNLDEVKMMKKLTKQGYIGISMSYRLLLKNSKTGSGCDCPKTLKLDIFRQAAIDYLDAAKYVVEHKAALKIDPTKIIAGGSSAGAESVLNAVYLRRFFVDDISTYKDVNFAGVISLAGALVNSDYISKHNAVPTVLFHGTDDNLVPCGKGPHHYCTPDTLGYMILDGSEVIADTLDNLGVSYYFYKVVGGKHELCQIPFDQLDTILDFFNQTIQDKETIQTKRIITKTP, encoded by the coding sequence ATGATATTAGTACATCTAAATCTTAAATCATTTATCATATGCTTGTGCATCAGCAATTTTATTTGGTCTCAAAACAAAGCGACCTATACCTACGCGATTAAAGATTCAGATACTTTGAAAATGGATGTATATACACCAAAAAGCATAAAGACCAACGACAGGCTTCCCATCATTTTATGGATGCATGGAGGCGGATTTTCAGGAGGTAAACGTGATAATCTCGATGAGGTTAAAATGATGAAAAAATTAACTAAACAAGGTTATATTGGTATTTCGATGTCATACAGATTGCTATTAAAAAACTCAAAAACAGGTTCAGGTTGTGATTGTCCGAAAACCTTAAAATTGGATATTTTTCGACAAGCAGCTATCGATTATCTTGATGCTGCTAAATATGTTGTAGAACATAAAGCAGCACTTAAAATAGACCCAACCAAAATCATAGCCGGAGGTAGTAGTGCTGGTGCCGAAAGCGTTTTAAACGCAGTGTATTTAAGACGCTTTTTTGTCGATGATATTTCAACATATAAAGATGTGAACTTTGCAGGTGTTATTTCGCTTGCAGGTGCTTTGGTTAATTCAGATTATATCTCAAAACACAATGCAGTACCCACAGTGCTGTTTCATGGAACCGATGATAATTTAGTGCCTTGTGGAAAAGGACCACATCATTATTGCACGCCAGATACGTTGGGCTATATGATTTTGGATGGTTCCGAAGTTATTGCAGATACATTGGATAATTTAGGAGTTTCTTATTATTTCTACAAAGTAGTAGGCGGTAAGCACGAACTGTGTCAAATTCCCTTTGACCAATTAGACACGATCCTTGATTTTTTCAATCAAACCATTCAGGATAAAGAAACCATTCAAACAAAAAGGATTATAACCAAGACCCCATGA